A genome region from Setaria italica strain Yugu1 chromosome III, Setaria_italica_v2.0, whole genome shotgun sequence includes the following:
- the LOC101764441 gene encoding receptor-like protein kinase FERONIA: protein MARQTLILTLTFLTLLCIILSVAMGIDNDSTDSGQIRLCCGNPSPMVADAINRAWYSDMNSKFAPSLLESSVDAYAWYPDPGLPSAAPYITARIFTSNYTYSFRVSSGRMFLRLYFFPITYVSQDSSENFTPEYAYFGVTASNLTLLDNFNASQTALATNSGFFVLEYSVNVIAGRLDLTFSPSTHQTGSYAFINYIEIVPTPDLFTTTTPTLANGGNPNPFPIDPATGFQTMYRLNVGGQAISPQGDIDFYRQWDDDSPYIYDSGFGVSFGKDKNLSITYTPSVPNYTAPVGVYESARSMGPNAQVNLNYNLTWILPVDAGFYYLLRFHFCEIQYPKTEVNRRSFFIYINNQTAQQQMDVIAWSGGIGRTAYSDYAILTNGSGRMDLWVALHPDLSSRLTFPDALLNGLEVFKLQNDEHNSLAGLDPPLPSARNPNGALPTAIGKPGGRNSKGVAQAAAGGAAGGFAILLFACFGMCIICRCKKNVAKDYGMTGVKGNMEPRHRNVTPVPGTQEQFRPWHVTNFRKYHATFLDTVPQPDRPGDMVTMGRTNNKHLNQIECNNMPSNLCRHFTVKEIQAATNNFDETCLLGKGGFGNVYHGKLDDRVKVAIKRGNPLSQQGPHEFRTEIETLSMLRHRHLVSLIGYCNENNEMILVYDYMANGTLREHLYNTKKSPLHWKQRLEICIGTARGLHYLHTGAKQTIIHRDVKTANILLDDKLVAKVSDFGLSKASPDMDDTHVSTLVKGTFGYLDPEYFRRKQLTQKSDVYSFGVVLFEVLCARPVINTQLPEEQVSLRDWALSCLEKDVLSEIIDPHLQGEITPECFIKFAESAAQCVADRSIDRPSMSDVLSNLEVARQLQESSRDKSSGAEAMASRAKTCVDSANPAKDSTMSVAGQEVVFSDIAYAEGR, encoded by the coding sequence ATGGCCCGGCAGACCTTGATACTTACCCTCACATTCCTCACACTGCTCTGCATCATATTATCAGTTGCCATGGGCATCGATAACGACTCCACCGACTCTGGTCAGATCCGCCTATGTTGTGGAAACCCCAGTCCCATGGTCGCTGATGCTATTAATCGGGCATGGTACAGTGACATGAATTCCAAGTTTGCGCCATCATTACTGGAAAGCTCTGTCGATGCTTATGCTTGGTACCCTGACCCTGGACTACCCTCTGCTGCTCCATACATAACTGCTCGCATCTTCACTTCAAATTACACCTATTCCTTCCGTGTCAGTTCTGGCCGCATGTTCTTGCGCCTCTACTTCTTTCCTATCACGTATGTCTCCCAAGATTCCAGTGAGAACTTTACTCCTGAATATGCCTACTTTGGTGTCACAGCCTCCAATCTGACCCTTTTAGATAACTTCAATGCCTCCCAAACTGCTCTGGCAACAAATAGTGGATTCTTTGTTCTTGAATACTCTGTAAATGTTATTGCCGGCAGGCTAGACCTCACTTTCTCCCCATCCACACACCAGACTGGCTCTTATGCATTCATCAATTATATTGAAATCGTGCCCACGCCTGACCTCTTCACAACAACGACACCAACACTAGCAAATGGTGGAAACCCAAATCCATTCCCTATCGATCCTGCAACAGGTTTCCAAACAATGTATCGGCTTAATGTTGGGGGCCAGGCCATCTCACCGCAAGGTGATATTGACTTTTACCGCCAATGGGATGATGACAGTCCTTACATATATGATTCTGGTTTTGGGGTGTCCTTTGGGAAAGACAAAAACCTTTCCATCACATATACACCCAGTGTACCAAATTACACCGCACCTGTTGGTGTCTATGAATCTGCACGGTCAATGGGGCCAAATGCACAGGTCAACCTGAACTACAACCTTACATGGATTTTACCGGTTGATGCGGGATTCTATTACCTGCTAAGGTTCCATTTCTGCGAGATCCAGTATCCAAAAACTGAGGTCAATCGGAGGTCATTCTTCATCTACATCAACAACCAGACAGCACAGCAGCAAATGGATGTCATCGCGTGGAGCGGAGGAATTGGCAGAACAGCATACAGTGACTATGCTATTTTAACAAATGGTTCCGGTCGGATGGACTTATGGGTTGCCCTTCACCCTGATCTTTCGTCCAGACTAACGTTTCCCGATGCACTATTGAATGGTCTTGAAGTCTtcaagctacagaatgatgaaCATAACAGTCTTGCTGGGCTCGATCCTCCCCTTCCATCTGCAAGGAACCCGAATGGTGCTTTACCAACAGCCATTGGTAAGCCTGGTGGAAGAAACTCAAAAGGTGTTGCACAAGCAGCGGCTGGTGGAGCTGCTGGTGGCTTTGCTATTCTGTTGTTTGCCTGTTTTGGCATGTGCATCATCTGCAGGTGCAAGAAGAATGTAGCAAAGGATTATGGAATGACTGGAGTCAAGGGGAACATGGAACCTCGTCATAGAAACGTCACACCTGTTCCGGGAACACAGGAACAATTTCGCCCTTGGCATGTCACAAACTTTCGCAAGTATCATGCCACATTCCTTGATACTGTTCCTCAACCCGATCGACCTGGGGACATGGTGACTATGGGAAGGACTAACAACAAGCACTTGAATCAAATTGAGTGCAACAATATGCCATCAAATCTATGCCGTCACTTCACCGTCAAGGAAATCCAGGCAGCTACCAATAACTTTGACGAAACCTGCCTCCTGGGCAAGGGTGGTTTTGGGAATGTATACCACGGAAAGTTAGATGATAGAGTTAAGGTAGCAATTAAGCGTGGCAACCCACTATCTCAGCAGGGTCCCCATGAGTTCCGAACTGAAATCGAGACTTTGTCCATGCTCCGTCACCGCCATCTTGTATCTCTTATTGGATACTGCAACGAAAATAATGAGATGATCCTAGTTTATGATTACATGGCGAATGGTACCCTTCGGGAGCACCTGTACAACACCAAGAAGTCACCTCTGCATTGGAAGCAACGCCTTGAGATCTGTATTGGTACAGCTCGAGGGCTCCATTATCTGCACACCGGTGCTAAGCAAACAATCATCCATCGCGATGTGAAGACTGCCAACATTCTATTGGATGACAAGTTGGTggcaaaggtttcagactttgGGCTATCAAAGGCCAGTCCAGACATGGACGACACCCATGTTAGTACTTTGGTGAAGGGCACCTTCGGATATCTTGATCCTGAGTACTTTCGAAGAAAGCAACTTACCCAAAAATCTGATGTATATTCTTTTGGGGTCGTGTTATTTGAGGTTCTGTGTGCACGCCCAGTGATTAACACTCAGCTCCCGGAGGAGCAAGTGAGCTTGCGTGACTGGGCACTGTCTTGCCTGGAGAAAGATGTCCTCAGCGAGATTATTGACCCTCATCTCCAAGGGGAAATAACTCCTGAGTGCTTCATAAAATTTGCAGAGAGTGCTGCTCAATGTGTCGCTGATCGTAGCATTGACAGGCCATCGATGAGCGATGTACTTTCGAACCTTGAGGTCGCTCGCCAGCTGCAGGAGAGCTCAAGGGATAAAAGCAGCGGTGCTGAGGCGATGGCGTCCCGTGCAAAGACATGTGTGGATTCTGCAAATCCAGCAAAAGACTCAACAATGAGTGTCGCAGGACAAGAAGTCGTCTTCTCAGATATCGCATATGCTGAAGGCCGATAA